Proteins from one Telopea speciosissima isolate NSW1024214 ecotype Mountain lineage chromosome 1, Tspe_v1, whole genome shotgun sequence genomic window:
- the LOC122659329 gene encoding transcription factor LHW-like, producing MSSRLKDELKSLCCNNGWSYGVFWRVNRRNSLLLTLEDAYYGEQMGMVIDKVLPQVHLLGEGIIGQTAFTGKHRWLFLDACSGERNPSGYVASEDVFQDNSEFHHLLSSGIKTVAVISVAPQGVVQFGSTKKILERSEFVDHTQSLFRRIESIDRLILSQNALRDVKDEVYDPCGSFASVVLSGNSHPNYGNIKPLHDDSCKEMMVKSHSSLMIPQSSAFTSDWHHGSMSTLIGNQFHLKSQYHMEGVEAQMTLSKPSMQLSEGLSHSYSSCTENTVCRLRTMSSLSCEGSTLNSFEPKLLCGTGMRATPKVPSANLNTPVSSRNLHVDFQGESTFPPLCSIGRSLDPASDKGLVEGNKTSRYDAEELINFQPLTHSTHLTEDEPPKVSSSFPTFTGEYRSSNATAAVSQLGDPPLEQGNDGVALNVNLSQPLVVPGNQLNQAVTPATNNINSSGAVCDGKGKSSNAYVQMLAENELFDSLGLDFSSCQSRECWDGGILPLGTGGCPSFTGISECISELDVGSMAVPQRGFFSGEQLLNDVCNFNSVTYPTSEDSATTITRTGSTSGYCNQIQLAGLSCLGGNNDVVLPEYDNLERINNVVFQKEIVAKSHVGSWIDDSYSMNAESSVVTQPKRTEEPATVTKKRARPGESTRPRPKDRQQIQDRIKELREIVPNGAKCSIDALLDRAIKYMLFLQSVTKYADQLKKDDEPKMIGDENCVILKDNTSGDGCGATWAFEVGGQTMVCPIIVEDLEPPRQMLIEMLCEEQGFSLEIADIIRGFGLTILKGVIEVQEDKFWARFVVEASKEVTRMDIFLSLVHLLQQTVSSGVGSANQQSKVVDSEVPLFNNFQQSSMPLPIRLVDGMQ from the exons ATGAGTTCTCGGCTTAAAGACGAGCTTAAAAGCCTCTGTTGCAACAATGGCTGGTCGTATGGAGTCTTCTGGCGCGTCAATCGCCGTAACTCCCT GCTGTTGACCTTGGAAGATGCCTATTATGGAGAACAAATGGGCATGGTAATCGACAAAGTGCTTCCTCAGGTCCACTTGTTGGGAGAAGG AATCATTGGACAAACTGCCTTCACTGGGAAGCACCGTTGGTTGTTCTTAGATGCTTGCTCTGGAGAAAGGAATCCTTCAGGATATGTTGCCAGTGAAGATGTCTTTCAG GATAATTCAGAGTTTCATCATCTGCTTTCCTCTGGAATAAAG ACGGTTGCGGTTATTTCTGTGGCACCACAGGGTGTGGTACAGTTTGGATCCACCAAGAAG ATTCTGGAGAGGTCGGAGTTTGTGGATCACACTCAAAGTTTGTTTCGGCGGATTGAAAGTATTGATAGGCTAATTCTATCGCAAAATGCACTGAGAGATGTGAAAGATGAAGTCTATGATCCATGTGGATCATTTGCTTCTGTAGTATTGTCTGGCAATTCTCATCCCAATTATGGAAACATCAAACCCTTGCATGATGACAGCTGCAAAGAGATGATGGTAAAATCCCATTCATCATTAATGATTCCTCAATCTTCCGCTTTTACATCAGATTGGCACCATGGTAGCATGTCCACCTTGATTGGTAACCAATTTCACCTCAAAAGCCAATATCACATGGAAGGTGTGGAGGCTCAAATGACATTATCAAAACCTAGTATGCAGTTGTCAGAGGGCTTGTCACACTCTTATTCCAGTTGTACCGAGAACACTGTTTGCAGACTCCGAACCATGAGTTCCCTGAGTTGTGAAGGTTCAACCCTAAATTCGTTTGAACCAAAACTACTGTGTGGAACTGGAATGCGTGCTACTCCAAAAGTACCTTCAGCCAATCTGAATACTCCTGTATCTTCCAGAAACTTACATGTGGATTTCCAAGGGGAATCAACCTTCCCTCCTTTATGCAGCATAGGCAGGTCACTTGATCCGGCTTCTGACAAAGGATTAGTTGAAGGCAACAAAACTAGCAGATATGACGCAGAGGAATTGATAAATTTCCAGCCACTCACTCACTCAACCCATCTAACAGAAGATGAACCTCCGAAGGTATCATCTAGCTTTCCTACATTCACTGGAGAGTATAGGTCATCCAATGCTACAGCAGCAGTCTCTCAGTTGGGTGATCCACCATTAGAGCAGGGAAACGATGGAGTGGCACTGAATGTCAATTTGTCACAACCATTAGTAGTGCCAGGTAACCAGTTGAACCAGGCAGTTACACCTGCCACCAATAACATAAATTCTTCTGGAGCTGTATGTGATGGGAAAGGAAAGTCTTCAAATGCTTATGTGCAAATGCTTGCTGAAAACGAACTTTTTGATAGTTTGGGATTGGATTTTAGCAGCTGCCAGAGCCGAGAGTGCTGGGATGGTGGTATATTGCCACTAGGGACCGGTGGCTGCCCAAGTTTTACTGGTATTTCAGAGTGTATCTCAGAGTTAGATGTTGGTTCCATGGCCGTTCCCCAGAGAGGATTCTTCTCTGGTGAACAGTTGTTAAATGATGTCTGTAACTTTAACTCGGTCACTTATCCTACTTCAGAGGATTCTGCAACAACTATAACGAGAACAGGAAGTACTTCAGGATACTGTAATCAAATTCAgttggctggtctctcttgctTGGGTGGAAATAACGATGTGGTGCTGCCTGAATATGACAACCTGGAGAGGATTAACAATGTTGTATTTCAGAAAGAGATTGTTGCGAAATCTCATGTGGGATCATGGATAGATGATAGCTATAGCATGAATGCGGAGAGTTCTGTGGTTACTCAGCCTAAGAGAACTGAAGAACCGGCCACAGTTACCAAGAAAAGAGCTCGGCCTGGAGAAAGTACTCGACCAAGGCCCAAAGACCGTCAGCAAATCCAAGACCGCATCAAAGAGCTGCGAGAGATTGTGCCTAATGGTGCAAAG TGTAGCATCGATGCTTTGTTGGATCGAGCCATCAAATATATGCTCTTCTTGCAAAGTGTGACTAAATACGCCGATCAACTTAAAAAAGATGATGAGCCTAAA ATGATTGGTGATGAGAACTGTGTGATTCTAAAAGACAATACAAGCGGTGATGGTTGTGGTGCTACCTGGGCTTTTGAAGTCGGTGGTCAAACCATGGTCTGCCCAATTATAGTTGAGGACCTTGAGCCCCCTAGGCAGATGTTGATAGAG ATGCTTTGTGAAGAGCAGGGTTTCTCTCTTGAGATAGCAGATATTATTCGGGGTTTTGGCTTGACTATCTTGAAGGGAGTGATCGAAGTTCAAGAAGATAAGTTCTGGGCACGGTTTGTCGTTGAG GCAAGCAAGGAAGTAACCAGAATGGACATATTTTTGTCACTTGTTCATCTTCTGCAACAAACAGTGAGTAGTGGGGTTGGTTCAGCTAATCAGCAAAGCAAGGTTGTTGATAGTGAGGTTCCTCTATTTAACAATTTCCAGCAATCTTCAATGCCACTCCCAATCAGGTTGGTTGATGGAATGCAGTGA